The proteins below are encoded in one region of Pyxidicoccus trucidator:
- a CDS encoding GFA family protein translates to MILATCHCGRVSLEVPSEPTEVTDCTCSICCRYGVLWAYYSPRQVRVRTEGTAQDTYQWGEQKIAFHRCAHCGCVSHWASLDPARDRMGVNARLMPLELLSKVRVRHLDGAGTEQYLD, encoded by the coding sequence ATGATTCTCGCTACGTGTCACTGCGGTCGCGTGTCGCTCGAGGTGCCGTCCGAGCCCACCGAAGTCACCGACTGCACCTGCTCCATCTGTTGCCGCTACGGGGTGCTGTGGGCGTACTACTCGCCTCGACAGGTCCGCGTTCGTACGGAAGGGACTGCCCAGGACACGTACCAGTGGGGCGAGCAGAAGATTGCCTTCCATCGTTGCGCCCACTGCGGCTGTGTTTCGCACTGGGCGTCGCTGGACCCGGCGAGAGACCGGATGGGTGTCAACGCCCGGCTCATGCCGCTCGAGCTTCTGTCGAAGGTGCGCGTACGGCACCTCGACGGCGCCGGCACCGAGCAGTACCTCGACTGA